In Vigna angularis cultivar LongXiaoDou No.4 chromosome 8, ASM1680809v1, whole genome shotgun sequence, the DNA window ATCCTCatttggtcctcatatttgtgtgtcaatctcaagtgggtcatcatGTTTTTTTCAGTCTCAATCGGGTCcttaaacttgttaaaatgagccaattaagccATCTCCTTTAATTTTTCAGTAACGTCGTTTGCCTTTGATTACATGGTGCACAGATAATGAACtcagtttaaaatatttaaatacgtggatttgaaaaaaatgaaaaaaaataaatatatgtggTAGGGGATGAGGGATTTTGCTGTTGAttggcttttttttttaagttaaacagAAAAACTGAAATGCGATTTAGGGATTTCATGAGTTAGGGATTTTGCTAGGGTGAGTGAGTGTGAGAATTAGGGCTTTGTAAAATATTTGCAAAGACGAAGGCAATCACGTTGTGGTAGAGGAACGGAATTAAAAGTGGATGCCAATTAAGGTTAGTATCCTATGTTTTCTGCTTTTGGCCTTTACGAATATGTAGTTATGTTGCTTTGTTTATGCTTTGTTGTGGTCCCAAATTTGTTTCGCTGTGGTCCCGATAGTGGTATGTTTGTGCATTTAGGTTATAATTGATTTGGTACTGTTATTCTGTGATGGGTCCCGAGATTGGTAGAGGTTATGGGTCCCGAGATTGGTATGTCACTGTTTGTTGAAATGTGTAGAGTGTTGTGGTCCCAAAAGTGTCTTTATGAATTGTTTAGAAGTTGTGGTGACCTTTTCTGTCTGAGTGTTTCCTTAGTGGGGATGTTAGTTTGTTCCCTTGTGTCGTTGATGTCTGACTGTTTGCTGAGTTAGTAAATAGtgagaaataataatatttcccCCCAAATGTACAGGTGTTAAAAGCTTGTGGTTGAATTATAATATTGCATGGCTGAACATATTAAAGTTGTGGTCCATCATTGTGGCCATTTTGTTAGTGATGAGAatggaaattttaaatttgatggCGAGATAGCAGAATGATCTTATGATCCAGACCTGTGGTGCTATTTTGGAATATTAGCTTCAGTGAAAGACTTAGGTTATATAGACATAAAAGAACTTTGGTACAGTTTAGGAGGTCAGTCAGTGGTGCCAGATAGGTTAGAATTATTGAGTGATGATAGGGGTGATATGCATATGCTGAATATAGCAaggttaaatgatgaagttcatTTGTATGTGGTTCATAATACCATGGAACCAGAGATAATAGAAATGATTGATTGGGTTGATGGTGATGGGGTTGATGGTGATGTTAATGATGAAGTTGATGTTGCAAGCGAGGTAGAGGGTGAGGCTGAGGGTGAGGTTCATGGTGAGGGTCACTGTGAGGATGAGGTTGAGGGTGAGGGTCAAGCTGATGTTCACCCTAAAGTTGGAACAGAAATGGAGGAGGGTCACTGTAAGGCTGAGGTTGAGGCTCAAGTTGGAACAGAATTGGAGGAGGGTGACTGTGAAGTTGCAAAACAAATTGAACATGTGGAGGATGGTGAAGTACATGATGTAGAGGAGGTTGAGGTACATGATGTAAATGATTTTGAGCTGCAAGATGTAGAAGAGGATGAGATTGAGGATGATCATGTGGCTGATGATGAGGGTGAGGATAAGGCTGGAGATGATGGTGAGGATGAGTCTGTGAGTGAACATGGTGAGGATGAAGATGTAGATGAGTTTGTGAGTGAAGAAAGTCTAGTTGATGTCACCATTGAGTGTGACATTGGTAGTTTGAAACGAAATGTGAGGGAAGAACAACCTGGCAGTCCAGTAGGTGAGTCATCAAGGACAACTGATAATGATTCCATGAATGATGTTCGTGGCTTGTCTGACACTAAGTGGGTGTCAGATGAGTTGGATAGTGGTCCAGACAGTGAGGACGATGATGATTCCATTCGGAGAACTTTGTTTCCCACATTTAGCATGCCTACAAGTTTGACGAATTATAAATGGGAAGTGGGAACCTATTTCACTGAGAAAAAGGAATTTATAGAGGCCATTAGGACTTATGCATTGAGTAATggaagaaatttgaaattcatgaagAATGACAAAAAGAGGGTTGCTGTAAAATGTTTGGGGAGCCAGGGTAAATGAAATGGTATGCTTATTGTGCCTACAGGTCAGCTGCCAAGTCATGGCAGCTAAGAAAAGTTATTGATGATCATAGTTGTAGTACAGTTTGTAATGTGAAGTCTAAGTGGTTGAGTCAAAGGATGGCAAAATCTGTTAGAGAAAACCCTAATATGAAGGTGATGGACATTAGGGACAAAGTAAGTAGGAAATGGAATGTAGGAATCTCTAGAAATATGGCTTATAGGGCAAGAGCCATGGCAAAAGATAATGTTGAGGGGTCATTCAAGGAACAATATAGAAGAATCTATGATTATGGTCATGAACTTCTAAGAGCAAATCCAGGTTCAACAGTCAAAATAAAGGTTGAAAATAGTAATGAAGATTGTATATTCAATAGAATTTATGTATGCTTGAAAGCATGCAAAGATAGCTTCGTTAGTTGTAGACCCATCATTGGATTAGATGGATGCTTTTTGAAAGGCAAGTATGGAGGGGAGTTACTAACAGCAGTTGGAAGAGATGGAAATGAACAAATTCTCCCCATTGCATATGTTGTTGTTGAggtagaaaacaaagactcctggacttgattcttggagcttctCATTGCAGACCTTGGTGGGGAAGCTGTTTGTGGAGCATGTACATTTatttcagaccaacaaaaggtcaGTCACTCATAACAAATGTTAATTACAACCTGCATCACAAATAAGTCAGCTGACATGAGTATTTGAAATTGTAGGGACTTTTGCCAGCAATTCAAGATCTTCTACCTTGGGTAGACCAAAGATTTTGTGTTAAACATTTGTATTCCAACTTCAGAAAGAAATTTCCTGGAAAAGACCTTAAACGTATGATGTGGAGGGCAGCAACAGCCACATATCCACAACTATGGGAGGCTGAAATGAGGAAAATTAAAGAGATAAATGTAGACGCATTTAAATACTTGATTGCAATTCCACCTAGGTATGTAATCACTTTTCTCCAAACCTTATTGTgcttttattgttatatttgcttcgacattttatatttattgacatTTTAATCTCCCAAGTTTTGGTCAAGATCTAGATTCAGTTCTAGATCACAATCTGACACTCTTGTCAACAACATGTGTGAGGGGTTCAACAGTGTGCTAGTTAGTAGTAGGTGTAAGCCACTTATCAATATGTTAGAAGACATTAGGGTTTACATCATGAAGAGATGGGCTACGAACAGGACAAAAATGGGTTTGTATCAAGGTTCTGTGTGCCCTAATGTTCTCAACAGATTCGAAAAGCAGTCATGGTTAACTAGATATTGGTTACCAAGGTAAGTTCACACCCACATTTAATTTCTGATCATCATTAACAGCATGTTGCTAATTGTGTTGTCATTTTTGTGCTCATGACAGATGGTCATCAAATCAATTATTTGAAGTCTTACACATTTCACAATTTGGGGAGCAATTTGTTGTCAATATTGAAAACAAGGACTGCAATTGTAGAAAGTGGTTAATAACTGGAATTCCTTGCACTCACGTAATAACTGCAACgaaattcttgaatttaaatgcaGAAGACTACATTGGCCATTAGTTTAGGAAGTCTACTTATGAAGAGACCTACAACACCATCATTTATCCTATTAATGGTCAACTTGTCTGGGACATAACTTCATATCCAGATGTGTTACCCCCAAAGAAGAGGACAATGCCAGGAAGACCAAAGAAAAAACGAAGACTAGAGCCttgggagttgaagaagaatgaCACTAAATTAAGAAAGGGTGGGAGCAAAAAAACCTGTGCAGTCTGCAAACAACTTGGACACAACAAAAAAACATGTCCACAACGACCTACAACACAATCTTGCCTCCACCAGATGTGTCTACTGACCAACCTACTCAACAAACACAACTCACAATCCCTCCAACAAGAGATGTGCCTATTTCTCAGGAGTCATCAGCTGAATGTCTTTCTCCAAACGTTATTTAATCTGTACTGATGAAGGACCAatgtattattagttttttgGTGTAATGTGTATTTCTCAAGACATATTTAGTGATGAAGATAATGTAGTATaacttttgttttggtttatgTGTACTTCATGAAGACATATTTGGTGTAATTTCTATTGAAGAAGTAATATCAGgtttattttcttatgttatTGACTGAGTAAGATTGATGAAGTAATATCAGGTTTATTTTCACATGTTATTGACTGAGTAAGATTGATGAAGTAATGATATCAGGTTTCTTTTGTTATGTTAATATCAGGTTTGTTTTGTTATCTTATGCACTGAGTAAGACAAAGTTCATATAAGGTTTTTTTGTTAAATGATAATGAAATCCACTTTTTATTCATGTCGTTATCATATGTTTATGATGTTTAACAAAGTTGTTTTCTGATGTTACCTTTGCACTTCCTTTAACAACAGCAACCCATATGAAATTACATTAATCAAATAAGACAGTATTAAGAAGtcaagtttatatttaaaacaggCAGACAACAACATTCCATTCCAAACATCCTTCCAAAGATCAAATTACATTCATATAAACCTACTTTCATCAACCAAGTTTCATCAACATTGATATCACAATTACATTACAAACACATGTAACAAACACCATGCCCATTAAAACCTTCATCCTTTTCTCCAAAATAACTACACTTTTCTCCAAACACCCAATTCTCAGCTTCTCACCATCtctttcttccatcttcatcacactttgttccatcttcatcaaactTCTACCCACTTCTTCATTCCTTGCACTTGCACTACTGTCTTCTAAATTCACCACATTTTGAGAATCAATGACTTCTTTAGTGCACCACTCAAAAAAGTTGCATCCAACGAAATCTTCACTCCCAACCTGTGGAACAACAAAACACACTCCCTTGTCACCGAAATCAAAACTCTCACCCTCTAGAAAATCAAAACCATACAATAACTCACAAAACTGTTTCCATTAAACTCACCTTGAAGTTAGGGCAACCCCAAAATCTTTTGCCCttgtttttaggggttttggCAACGCGGAAGACTGCAGGCCGCCCACAAAAGCAATTGGGTTTTACACCCAACCTTCTCCCACTACCAGAGCTATTTTGAAAACCCCAACCCGTGCATTTGCAAGACGAAGAACAACCAAACATTTCGTCACTTCAACACTGCTTCCACAACTCTTCCTAACCAAAACGGAGATGTTAAACACTTTCGAAATCAGGGTTCTCTctaaatattaacttttacgGCTAACACATCACACATGGCAATCTATTccaatgaaatttaataaacaatgtCTCGTCAACTAAAACAGATTACACCTCAGCAAAGGCAAACAGCGTTACTGAAAAATTAACGGagagggcttaattggctcattttaacaagtttaaggacccgattgagaccgaaaaaaacaTGATGACCCACTTGACattgacacacaaatatgaggaccaaatGAGGATTTAAACCTAAAAGGAATCTAGTTCATATATTTCGA includes these proteins:
- the LOC108344385 gene encoding uncharacterized protein LOC108344385, giving the protein MKWYAYCAYRSAAKSWQLRKVIDDHSCSTVCNVKSKWLSQRMAKSVRENPNMKVMDIRDKVSRKWNVGISRNMAYRARAMAKDNVEGSFKEQYRRIYDYGHELLRANPGSTVKIKVENSNEDCIFNRIYVCLKACKDSFVSCRPIIGLDGCFLKGKYGGELLTAVGRDGNEQILPIAYVVVETLVGKLFVEHVHLFQTNKRKKFPGKDLKRMMWRAATATYPQLWEAEMRKIKEINVDAFKYLIAIPPRSRFSSRSQSDTLVNNMCEGFNSVLVSSRCKPLINMLEDIRVYIMKRWATNRTKMGLYQGSVCPNVLNRFEKQSWLTRYWLPRWSSNQLFEVLHISQFGEQFVVNIENKDCNCRKWLITGIPCTHVITATKFLNLNAEDYIGH